The DNA region ATATTTACAGTAATATACTTCTGGGATGTTTATACAGCACATAGTTCATATATAGATGACAGTGTCATGACAGGATGACACGATACTAGTAGTAAAGAAATTTCGAACTTCAATACTTTGTGCTGGAGTTGCCTAAGATTTAATAggaaactttgttttttttgtggtaAGAAATAGGAAACTTTGTTGGTAAACTTCTTAGTATGATTGTACTAGATAACAACTACAAAAAACTACCACGGATTCCTTTTCACGTATAAAtggttttatttaaataaggaCCAATTATTAGAAAGATAAAACTGAATGGTCAATCTATAGTGATTCCATGCTTaagaaacatatacatataGTTGTTTATGTACGTTTACGGTATCCGCACAGCATATACAGATTAACTAGTGCAATTGGAACCCTACCCATGATGTCACGAATGTTATTCGTAAGTATAGCTAACTTGTTGAAACTAAATTCATTTTGAAAACACGGCAATCATGATGTAAGAGCTACCATATTTATTACATATGTGGTTATcaccaataaaatatattcacgagtattttaaataatattgaaattatatataatggaCAGAGACGCACCAGTAttgtgtatatttatattttgtgtatgtATCGAATGTATAACTAGACCGTCAAGTTGGTGCAAGAGAGGATGAAGATTTCTTCCCAGTTGCAAGAGCAAGCTGACTTATAtcctttttaaacgttttaaattaattattttgttgacTTTGTTTGCCTTTGCATATTGCCTTCTATGGGATTGCAATCACCCGTGCCAACTTCCATTCCCCCTCCCCTAAAAAAAGAGGCCTATCATCTATTCATCATGGACCGAAAAACTTTAAGAGCTTAGTACAAAATTCCACAAagaatttttaacaaaatctataGAAGCTAAAAGTAACTAtgagatatatcatatatgtaaaCTATGAGATATAACTAATAAATATCGCTGTTGCGAATATAACATACTGGCCTATATCTACctaacattttgttttgtttgtgtttataaattcaaactaatttatatatgatCAACATTTGAATATTCTCTGTGTATGTAAAATATAGTTAAGCATGTAAATGTAAACACAAATAAGAATTCGAAATTATAATTAAAGGAAACTAGaacaagcaaaagaaaaatataatattggaGAATCTTTCTTTAGTCCTAGTTGGAAGATATTGTTCTTAAAGGTATCCCTATTCTAATATAGAGGCGTGGGGTTCTTGGACCAAACTACATATCACCACAAGGCTTAAGATAAAGTAATAATACCctctcaaattatttttaacgtTTTAAAGAATAGTTATTCAAAAGACGGTTACTAGGTGAGATCATATTTGCGGCACTATTAATCTATAAACATATTGCAAGTTACAATTGAGAtcatattctatatttttatccAATTGCTCGTTACGTGTACACAAGGTAAGCTAGACTAATGTACCACATTAAACACACAGAATTTACAAGTTTGAAATTAGTGACGAGACAAAATGCCAGTGTACTGTGTACGTCATACATGCATGTACAAATGCCActttcaatatttaattttagtaaaagCAATTATTCTTTCTATATGTATGtgcttcaaaaaaaatattgatatttgcCAATATGGATTTTTCTGAATTTTGGTGTTTTAATGATAATTTGAGATATTTTGTCGGAGCTGGATATTTGACAAGtaaacaaaattgaattaaaatCCAAGTTTAGGTACGAATTGACTTTTTCTAAAGTCTACTCAATAAATTGTAAAAGCTGAAATGACTAACGGGTTAAGATGGGAAACGGAAGAAAACCCTAAACAACAAACAGTCCATTTTTTCCCTCTTTATATAAACTGATGTTGCCCAAAAGGCATTCTCtcgtcaaagaaaaaaataagataaaagagGAAATAAAATCTCGAAGAGGAAAGAGTGATATGGGTGAGGTGGCTTATATGGACGAAGGAGACTTGGAAGCAATCGTGAGAGGCTACTCTGGCTCCGGAGAAAGCTCCGGCGGGTTTTGCCTCCCATTTGAGACGGCTAGTTTCTACGAACCGGAGATTGAGACAACCGGTTTAGATGAACTCGGTGAATTCTACAAACCTTTTTATCCTTTCTCTTCTCAAACTATCCTCACGAGCTCCGTCTCTGTTCCCGAAGATTCAAGGAGTTTACAAGATGATAAGAAACAACGAACACATGGCTGTCTTCTATCTAACGGATCAAGAGTTGATCATATCAGAATCACAGAGTCCAAATCGAAGAAGAGGTTAGTTATACTTGATGttctttaaaatgataaaaaatatcTTGAATATTGTTAGATTATCATATGAACAAACCTGGTTTTAAGTTGTCCTAATTACGATTACAAATAACTAGTAAAATAGTATTATTGGAGCACATAGTTACTAAATTGTTTTATCTCCAACTCGGTTTTGTTTTTAAGAATAAACGAATATATGCTCCTtgttgaatttaaaataaataggtattatgatttttatttcgACAGCAAGAAGAACCAACAGAAGAGAGTTGTTGAGCAAGTGAAAGAAGAAAATCTGTTGTCGGACGCATGGGCGTGGCGTAAATACGGGCAGAAACCCATCAAAGGATCTCCTTACCCAAGGTCTTAAACTAATCCCGGTTTAGTTTGATCTTATTCTTACTCATAACATAACCAAACATAACCGGTTTAATTAACTTAATCTCTCGAATTTTGGTTTCCTTTCTTCAGGAGTTATTACAGGTGTAGCAGCTCAAAGGGGTGTCTAGCAAGAAAACAAGTTGAGAGAAATCCTCAGAACCAGGAAAAGTTCACCATAACGTATACGAACGAGCACAATCATGAGCTACCAACCCGGAGAAACTCATTAGCCGGTTCAACTCGAGCCAAATCTTCCCAACCCAAACCGTCTCTGACCAAGAAAACCGGAAAGCAAGTGGTTTCTTCTCCCACAAGCAACCCCATGATCACATCTACTGATGAATCTTCCGTTGCGGTTCAAGACATGGGGATTTCAGAAATGAGTCCCTACCAAGCAACCGAAGTTATAGAAGGCATGAATACCAGTTTGCCATCGGATTTGTTATCTGGAATCGGAAATTTTCCAAGCTTTACTGGTGACTTCGATGAACTATTGAATAGTCAAGAGTTCCTCAATGGGTACTTATGGAATTATTAGAGAACGTTAGGTGTGTATGAATATATAGTCAAACTTATATTATAGTTGCATTGCGGCCTTTGAGAGAAATGTGTAAATGTCTAATCTCTATAGGAGATTAGAGCGTCGTAGTTTTCGTCTCGTTTCCAGCTTGACTTTTGAATTGAATCTAATAAAATTCGTTCTTCTTTTCTCGTCATATGAATTCTAAGACAATCCATTTTATCCAAGTTCTTACActtaaattacaaatataattctAGGACTAAGTCTACATTTGTCACTGTTTTAACTAAGAGTCCGCCTAAACATTAGACGTAGGCTACAAATGGAAGTGTCTTCTGGACGGTCTAGACAGGCATTCTAAAAGATCTATTATGCATTATAGTCACCAATGTACTGTGCAACTCACCCACTCAGCCGCATTTAAGGAGTCAAATGAATGTGAAAACTATTTCTCTAAATAATTATTGGCGGCGaatttatatattcaaataaatggTCAGCTATTGTTCGAAATAGAAGCGTGATCTTAATGATTTTgtgcaaaattttaataaagctaaatgttattttagtttatttttaagtCAGATAGTAAATTAGTCTAAGCgagtatatatagagatattTGATTCTAGTATAAGATAAATGACATACTATATTCGTTAATACAGCAACTACTAATCAACATATCTagaatgttataaatatttaaaattaaagttatagTCTTGAGACCATTTAATTCACATGAATGGTATCATCATAAAACGATCTTGGCCCgcaactatttttttatttgtcaaaaaaataatatccatATACATTTGAAATCAGATATTTAAGCTATATACAATGATATATGTGTTTGTCCATATATTTTTGAAGCAAATGATACATCCcctgattaaatattaaaatttgttgtCTAATAGTTGTTGTGatattcttattttatttggtttgtgCACATCTAAAGAGTGAGTTTGTCTGGTAGAATTGTTCCCGGTGCTCTAGTTAGACTTCTGGCAAATCAGAGCTGCAACGGGCCCAATAAAGGCGGCGTTGATGTAAGTTGTGGGCTCTGCATGGGAGTAATCTGTCTTTTTATCGCTATAGTGATCTGACGAGTCCGGTCCGCCAACAATTGCGCCGGTATGCATATTCGGGTTTGGTTGATCAATATTGTAGTATGAATATCCTCCCTTGCAGTCAATTTTGTCCGGCTTAGATTTGATTGACGGTAAAGATGAGGCTCTATGATGAGGCTGTGTTGGGCACTTGTTCCCAAATCCCACCATGTAAGACATTTTCTTTGGATTATTTCCAAGAATGTAATCAACCTGGAAATAAACCGCCCGGTTAAGAAAATGGGATGGTGCACAAACTAGTGTAGCATTGTAGCTTATTTTATTACCTGTGATTTGGCGAAATCATGAATTTGTGATACTGTGAACTTGGTTGAACCACACTGGATTGAACTGACCCGGGCTCGAGTTAGAGTTTTTGAGTAATGGAACAGAACTGTTGCAGCCGTTGTTGCATATTGTAAATTACTACCATCTCTAGTAAACAAAAGGCCACCTGAATAACCAAAACTATAGTCAAACATAACTATAAAAACTAACACCAAccaaaaaatatagtaataaacAAACCAATTTTTTGGTTATCTAGATAACCAGGGATTACCAGGAGTTGGTTTAATTTTTTGAGAGCTACTTCCTGGCATCAATGCACAGACGAATGACTCAACATCGTTCTTAAATTTTCCCAACTCATTCTTCCCGTTGTAGAACTCCTTAAAGAGAATAAATAAAGGAGAAGTACTGATTAAATTCAAACTAAATTTTCTTGTTATAGAATTTTAacgaaaatgatttatatataggAGCATATACTAACTGATGCGAGTAGAGCCTGTGCTCCGGCGAATTTATTGTCCCAGCTGAATTCATTCACGGCTTGGCTCCAACCTTGATTGCTTATGACATAACTTAGGTATTTATTTTCTCCTGTTGCTTTGTATAGCCAAGCCGCAGCCCATAATAACTCGTCCTTTTTACcacaaaataatttgaaaataaagtaTATTGTTATCtcaatacaaaacaaaattcatttatATTACATGTACGTATTCGTTTGGTCTATTTAGTGATAGGGTTGAGCCATTTATTCAATCATGTGTACCGGTCTAGTTCGGTTTAATTACATTGTAGCCTGAGTGTGAGCAGTAGAAAGGGCAAGATGCTTGATATGAACCTCTGTGCTGATCAGCAAATTCAAATAGCTGCAGAAAATATATAAAGCTTATGTTAAACCAAATAACTAAGCATATACAGGACCTCATGGTTGAATTTTAGCTTCATAAGGTATTTTGGAATTTAATTGTATTTATAGTATACTAACGGATTTTGCATGGCTTAGAAGCTTGGATGAATATTTAGAGTCGAACGATTTGAAAACAAGTGAGGTGGAGGCAAGAGCTGCTGCGGCTTCAGCGGCGACTTCAGATCCGGGGGAAGAGGACGATATCTTGTATAGAGTTCTGGGTGTGTCCATATCTTCTGGCCTCTCCCAACAAGCATGATCTGCGTTCCCATCTCCTACCTTTAATAGCcaatataaaaacaattaataagaaACTAATTCAGTTTTGATATTGGCATACGAATCCCACTCAGGGTAGGGGTGtacaattcaatttagttttcaTAAAAAATCTAGTGaaagttacaaaaatattatatatttatatataagaaaatttataaacttgAGATTGCAACCGTCCATACTTTTTTAACGGCCGTCATACTAATTGAGTATTAGCATAATGCGAAATATTAATCTATGATTTTTCTCAGACCGGTAGGCATTTTTAACCAGAACATACCAAATGTCTTGGTTCGGCTGGTTAAGATATGATTACTTTTGATTCTGAACAATAAAAATGGATTGTACCTGTGTATATAGTGTGGTGGGAGAAGTATGAGCCCGGATGATAAAATTGGCTCCCCATTTAATAGAAGACCGGAGATAACCGAGTTGGTGTACAGAAGAAATCTCTTTTTGGTATTCAATAGCGGCCCAACTCAATAAGGTTGTAGTGAATGACATTGGCCACACAAATTTTACGTTGTCACCTGCATCATAGTACCCTCCAATCAAATTTACCTGAAAAATGAAAGGAAaagttcaaaatttttaaaagcacaGCAAAATCCGATTAGCGATAAAATTATGCCAAATTATTGGTGCGATGCGGTTTACGTTATCCGGTGAACCGTCGGTGAGGGCAGAATCAGCTCGCCAATTGACACGTTGTGTAGCCGGGAGTTTTCCGGATCGTTGGCCTTCAAAGAACAAGATGGACTTGTTTAGTGCATGGCCATAATCAAGAGTTCCCGAGCTTTGGAAAGCCATGACAAGACCAACTAACATTACCAATAAGAGCTTGCCCATTATTATCACCACAATTATTTTACAATCCTTTCCTTTTTGAAATGGTTTTTGCTTTATGCATGAAATAGTTCATGGGGGTATTTATAGATATCTCATGCAAGTTAAGTTGCGTACGTCATTTCACCTTAATTTGGCTGCGCTGGctttaatttattataaccTTTTATTAcactttttgtttaattaaaaaactGTGACCCAAATTACCAACAAGAATTAAGTCTCGATAAATACGGATTCACAATGAAAGGTTTTTTCAATATAGCAAGTTGTTATTATTGACATTTCAAATGAATCTTATTTGCTAACCACcatttactttgtttttttccttttgcaataaatcttttactttttatttaacgGTATTTAATATAAAGGTTTTTTTTGGCACTATTATTTTGATTGAGTTACCGCTATTTTAGGATATTAGATtcgtttaaattttttcttatgAACACAACTTACTTTTTCTTGTTTGAATACAATAGCAAAAGATAATTTTCTATCCTTTTCGATGATAATCATAAACtacaacaaataaaattaagtaaGATAAATCTTCAAACGGATGACAATGGCTTCAGTACTTAAGCTTGAATGCGTCGATTATAACACCTTCAACATGAGTAAGACAGCTGATATTTGATTATACAATGTGACGTTAAAAACCATTCCttacctgaaaaaaaaaactaaattaaccTTCTTTCGACAGAGGGGAATGATGAAGACAGAAAAAATCTTAATGAACTCACCGAAAATTCTTTGaacatttttatcattttgaaattGAATCAAATCTCTGAGAAGTACGTACCAGATTCATCGATTTCAATTAGCCATACTGCTACAATAACATCCTCTATGAACCAAAACCTGGGTCTCTGACTTGCTTCTACAAAGTGTATTGAGTGACAAATCCACTCTTGTTACAATCCGATAACCAAAGTTTAGTGACATTATAGCAAGGTATGGATACGTTCATGTTCCAATGCATAGGTATCAGAATTTGGGCTGGAGAAATGGGGCAGCGACAACATAGACGGACTGCTTAACTAACAAAATGATCTGACTCGGTCACAAAAAGTTAACCACCAAGGGAAAAGTtgaactagttttttttttttaaaaagggaaaagtTGAACTACTGGGAACGAGAGGAGCAGCGCGAATGCAGACCACCACTGCCACAAATAATGTCGTAGGTTCTCCCACTTGGGGAGACCTTAAGCTAAACACCCCTCCCTTATGTGCAATGGAGGTTAGGCCACTGGTCTTCTTGATCAAGAGTTGACCCAGTCCAGGTAAATACTTTTTATTGTAAGACCTCGGTCTTCTCTTATAATATCCTTATTACAGGTGAGTGTCTAGTTCTTTTTAGGCTTCCGAATTGGAGAAAGTAaaaccatcattattggtgTCCCTCCATCAAAGTccccaatctttttttttttttagtcatGAATGTGTAAGGGCTGCCCTTATACAAGGGCTTTTCCTTCATTTTTTGCTTCgatcctctctctttctcccttGAGGGCAGCCCCAATATTGATGTTCTAATATCATTATTGTCTACAAGACTACAACTAGTACAGCCAGGCAGGGTTTAgtttagggctgggcaaaaaatccaaacccgaaaaaccgaaccgaatccgatctgaaaaagtagcaccgaacccgaaccgaaattgattaaatatccgaacggattcaaaatttcggtatttaaagaaccaaaaccga from Raphanus sativus cultivar WK10039 unplaced genomic scaffold, ASM80110v3 Scaffold1210, whole genome shotgun sequence includes:
- the LOC130503891 gene encoding endoglucanase 20-like, translated to MGKLLLVMLVGLVMAFQSSGTLDYGHALNKSILFFEGQRSGKLPATQRVNWRADSALTDGSPDNVNLIGGYYDAGDNVKFVWPMSFTTTLLSWAAIEYQKEISSVHQLGYLRSSIKWGANFIIRAHTSPTTLYTQVGDGNADHACWERPEDMDTPRTLYKISSSSPGSEVAAEAAAALASTSLVFKSFDSKYSSKLLSHAKSLFEFADQHRGSYQASCPFYCSHSGYNDELLWAAAWLYKATGENKYLSYVISNQGWSQAVNEFSWDNKFAGAQALLASEFYNGKNELGKFKNDVESFVCALMPGSSSQKIKPTPGGLLFTRDGSNLQYATTAATVLFHYSKTLTRARVSSIQCGSTKFTVSQIHDFAKSQVDYILGNNPKKMSYMVGFGNKCPTQPHHRASSLPSIKSKPDKIDCKGGYSYYNIDQPNPNMHTGAIVGGPDSSDHYSDKKTDYSHAEPTTYINAAFIGPVAALICQKSN
- the LOC130503892 gene encoding probable WRKY transcription factor 29, whose amino-acid sequence is MLPKRHSLVKEKNKIKEEIKSRRGKSDMGEVAYMDEGDLEAIVRGYSGSGESSGGFCLPFETASFYEPEIETTGLDELGEFYKPFYPFSSQTILTSSVSVPEDSRSLQDDKKQRTHGCLLSNGSRVDHIRITESKSKKSKKNQQKRVVEQVKEENLLSDAWAWRKYGQKPIKGSPYPRSYYRCSSSKGCLARKQVERNPQNQEKFTITYTNEHNHELPTRRNSLAGSTRAKSSQPKPSLTKKTGKQVVSSPTSNPMITSTDESSVAVQDMGISEMSPYQATEVIEGMNTSLPSDLLSGIGNFPSFTGDFDELLNSQEFLNGYLWNY